The sequence below is a genomic window from Enterocloster clostridioformis.
CGCCTGCCTCGGCAAAGGCACCTGTACGGATGATTTCCAGTCCGGCGCCCACATTCCCCGCATCCCTGAACAGGGTTACCACGCCGATACCGATACAGAGTACAACGATAGCCGGGCCAACCACACCGATCTTGTCAACCAGTGAGTTAAGTCCCCCTACCACGGTAAAGATTGCCAGTGCTGTCAGAAGCACGCCGCCTGCCCAGGAAGGAAGACCGTACTGCTGGTTCAGTGTAGAGGCAGCACCTCCAACCATAACGAAAAATGACATGTAACAGAATACAGTAGAATAATAATCCATGAAGGTCCCGACGTATTTACCGCAGTAAAACTTGTATACGTCATTTCCTTTTTCAAAGTGCTCTTCCGCTCCGGCCTTGGCAAAATTGTAATTGTAGTAGATGAAGCAGACCGCAAACAGTAATACCGTAAAAATTCCCTGCACGCCATATGCAGTGTAGTACTGGACAATCTCCTGCCCTGTTGCAAACCCGGAACCAATGGTAAACGCGATGATTGCTCCGGCAAGTATAACTACCCGTCCCCAGTTAACTTTCTTATCACTATCCATACGCCTTCTCCTATCCATGGTCTGATACAGCGCCGCAACGCTGTCCTGATTTATGCCGGCGCAGCGGGCAGGCTGCCTGCTGCGCCGGATTTGTCATTTCTGTGATTATTTCTCAAACACAGTCTGGCCATCAACTGGTGTCTGAAGTGCTTTGAGAGCTCTTCTGACCATGGATAAGCGTAGCTTATAGCTGTCCTTCTCGCCCTGTGGCGGATCGCCCAGAGGATAAGGAATGCCTATACCGGGAATAATACGGTTAGCGCCTATTGTCAGTGAAATCGGAACTACAGTAGCCATGTGAACTACCGGAATGCCGTACTTCTCGATACCCTTAACCATCGTTGCACCGCAACGAGTACAGGTACCTCATGTAGAGACGAGGATAACAGCATCCACATGCTCATCAATAAACATCTGTCCAATCTCGCTGCCGAACTTGGCTGCAGAAGCAGTCGCTGTTCCGGTACCGGTAGTAGTGCAGAAGTAGTTCACAAGCTCGCCGAACTCGCCTGCTTTTTCCAGTTCTCTTAATGCGTCCAACGGAACTACCACGTTGGGGTTGGCCATGGCAAACTGACGGTCATATCCGCCGTGGATGGTGGTAAACTCATCCGGCGACAGACGGTCCATGCCGGTGATGTCGTATTTGCCCCACTTGGTGGCGTTGGAGGACTCGATATGGTCAGGGTTGCCGGTTGGCACGATACCGCCGGAGGTAACCACTGCAATTTTTGCGTGCTTAATATCCTTAACAGGCTCAGCGGGCGCAACTCTGTCAAACTTAGGCATAGGAAGGTCTGTGCCGTATTCCTCGCCCTTTAACTTCTTAACCAGCATCTCAAGGGCACGCTCAGAACCTCTCTTCTCAGCGAAGTAGTTCACGCGGATTCCTCTCTCGATGTATCCTTCTTCCTTCGGTCCAAGGATTTTAGCGCCTGCCGCCATCTTCTTAATGAGGGCTGACATAACAGGAAGTACCTTTGGCATACCTGCTGCGGAGTTAGGTGTTTCCACAATGATAAGGTCCTTGCGGAACATATCCACGCCTGGATTCTCGATATACATACCGGTGATAACCGGGATGCCCAGACGCTCTTCCACTGCCTTACAGATGGTACCGCAGGCAACGCCGTAACGTCCAGCATTGAATGCGGGGCCTGCCACGAATACATCAGGCTCACATTTCTTTACCATCTCAATGATGGTATCGGTTGCAGCGTCCAGATTCTCTCCGAAATAGTTGTCACCGCAGATAACGGTTGATACGATTTCATAATCCTCTCCCAGTGCAGCCTTAAGTCCCTTACCTGGTCCTACGACCCCTTCCCGAAGCTCAGGGGTATAATCGGCTTTTTCTTCACCGCCGATTCCGGCAAAGAACTGGTTAATATAATGTACTATTTTATATTTAGCCATCTTTCCATCTCCTTTATTTTCGATTAATAGCCTCTAGCTGCCAGCTTGTTGAAACCATTGGCAATGGTGGAGGCGATGATAATCTGAAGCTCTGCCTCAAAGCTGCCGTCCGGGTTCTTACAGCCGTCCCAGCCGCCAATCTGCATCTCGATGAAGTCCTGTGTTCCGATGACCTTATCCATGGCCGGGAACTGGAGTGTGGCATTACCCTGTCCACAGGATGCCAGTGCGTCGGCTTCCTCGCAAACGTCTGCCAGGGACTGGGACTTTCCGTCCTTGCCCGGGAACTCGTCGGTTATCAGAACCACCTTGGTTCCTGCGCGCTCTACCTTGCGGCAGTTCATCATCAGGTCGGTATCAGGATTGCCGTATCCCTCCTCGGTAATCAGCACACCGTCTAATCCCATCCAGTTGCACAGCTTGGCAACCATGTCGGAATGACGCTCTTTGTCTGCCAGGAATACGTTCTCATTGGTCAGGATAACACCCATGAAGTTGATATCCTTGCCATGGTGCTTATAGCAGTCCTCAATAACCGGATTGTGGAAATGATGGTAAGTGGTAACCTTGTCACACGGGGCAACACAGTTACCGGAAACAATAGCGCCGTCCATGATTTCCGTTGGATACATAAAGGTGGGGATGAACTGCTTTGCATCCACGCCGTAATAATATGTATCATGCAGAAGGCCCTGTGACTGCAGCATGTGAATGTAGCCTACCTTTGGAAGGTCCGGATACATGGCAGCCTGCTCGAAAATGGGCTTTGTCTCATAAGTAATGATTTCATCAGGCTCCAGCTCTCTTGCTGCCTCGCCTACATAAGCAGCTACTTTTAAGCCTGCCATACGGGCAGCCTTCTCATATACATGAGTCTCCAGGCCGTCGGCCGGCTCCACTACAACGCAGAGGTTATAGGTCTGTGAGAATGGGCAGTAATC
It includes:
- the grdG gene encoding sarcosine reductase complex component B subunit alpha, which codes for MKLELGKIFIKDIRFDDKTHVKDGVLYVNKEEVEKLVLEDDKLTGCHVDIAKPGESVRITPVKDVIEPRVKVSGGEIFPGVIGKVSPQVGTGRTHALEGCCVVTVGKIVGFQEGVIDMSGPAADYCPFSQTYNLCVVVEPADGLETHVYEKAARMAGLKVAAYVGEAARELEPDEIITYETKPIFEQAAMYPDLPKVGYIHMLQSQGLLHDTYYYGVDAKQFIPTFMYPTEIMDGAIVSGNCVAPCDKVTTYHHFHNPVIEDCYKHHGKDINFMGVILTNENVFLADKERHSDMVAKLCNWMGLDGVLITEEGYGNPDTDLMMNCRKVERAGTKVVLITDEFPGKDGKSQSLADVCEEADALASCGQGNATLQFPAMDKVIGTQDFIEMQIGGWDGCKNPDGSFEAELQIIIASTIANGFNKLAARGY
- the grdF gene encoding sarcosine reductase complex component B subunit beta; its protein translation is MAKYKIVHYINQFFAGIGGEEKADYTPELREGVVGPGKGLKAALGEDYEIVSTVICGDNYFGENLDAATDTIIEMVKKCEPDVFVAGPAFNAGRYGVACGTICKAVEERLGIPVITGMYIENPGVDMFRKDLIIVETPNSAAGMPKVLPVMSALIKKMAAGAKILGPKEEGYIERGIRVNYFAEKRGSERALEMLVKKLKGEEYGTDLPMPKFDRVAPAEPVKDIKHAKIAVVTSGGIVPTGNPDHIESSNATKWGKYDITGMDRLSPDEFTTIHGGYDRQFAMANPNVVVPLDALRELEKAGEFGELVNYFCTTTGTGTATASAAKFGSEIGQMFIDEHVDAVILVSTUGTCTRCGATMVKGIEKYGIPVVHMATVVPISLTIGANRIIPGIGIPYPLGDPPQGEKDSYKLRLSMVRRALKALQTPVDGQTVFEK